Proteins from one Chitinophaga oryzae genomic window:
- a CDS encoding YqgE/AlgH family protein, which produces MHMVSLAPGILLIADPFLKDPNFARTVIFVCENDEKGSFGFVINRLFDQTLDSLIPDVIYPGIPVYYGGPVQVDTIHFLHQLPDQIQGGVQVVPGVYWGGRFDDVVELLNQGALDLQKIKFFIGYSGWTTGQLEEELREKSWIPSESTPALVFESREQQIWQQALRNLGSNFAMMANFPIDPSLN; this is translated from the coding sequence ATGCATATGGTTAGTCTGGCGCCCGGTATTTTGCTTATAGCCGATCCGTTTCTGAAAGATCCCAATTTTGCCCGTACGGTGATTTTTGTGTGTGAGAACGATGAGAAGGGCAGTTTTGGCTTCGTTATCAACAGGTTATTTGACCAGACCCTGGACAGTTTGATCCCTGACGTTATTTATCCGGGCATCCCGGTTTATTACGGGGGGCCGGTACAGGTAGACACGATCCATTTTCTGCATCAGTTGCCCGATCAGATCCAGGGAGGGGTGCAGGTGGTGCCGGGCGTGTACTGGGGCGGCCGGTTCGACGATGTGGTGGAGTTGTTGAACCAGGGGGCGCTGGATTTGCAGAAGATCAAATTTTTCATTGGTTATTCCGGCTGGACCACCGGCCAGCTGGAGGAAGAGCTGCGGGAGAAATCGTGGATACCTTCCGAGAGCACGCCGGCGCTGGTATTTGAATCGCGGGAGCAGCAAATATGGCAGCAGGCATTGAGAAATCTTGGCAGTAATTTCGCCATGATGGCAAATTTCCCCATCGATCCTTCATTAAATTAA
- a CDS encoding DUF4349 domain-containing protein: MSVLPTLKYKRIFTWLVLVFVVMFLFRLLYGYKYSPRDENVSQSESFLSQIQQKNYASERKVQMKPDAAPIPTASSQKYEKVAYVKSRSASFTEDEKQLHGTIRRFGAIIQYQQESGNKGNRDLRLLIGVSPEKFDSCYYAVQKIGTIRSTSITKVDKTNEYRKLNASKVSMEKNLASLNSLTSQPGKIDERILLHERIAEVERQLQELGVELGNFDEENEFCTIQFSMYEGAALQGIPFYSRLKTALEWTVKYYVMLMAGLCLASLGAWLLLKVLTMIKT; encoded by the coding sequence ATGTCTGTTTTGCCAACGTTGAAGTATAAACGAATTTTCACCTGGCTGGTCCTTGTATTCGTGGTCATGTTCCTGTTCCGTCTGTTATACGGCTATAAGTATTCTCCAAGGGATGAAAATGTCAGTCAGAGCGAGAGTTTCCTCTCGCAGATACAGCAAAAGAACTATGCCTCTGAGAGAAAAGTACAGATGAAACCAGACGCAGCCCCGATCCCCACAGCTTCCAGTCAGAAATATGAAAAAGTGGCGTATGTGAAGTCCCGTTCCGCCAGCTTTACGGAAGATGAAAAGCAATTGCACGGCACCATCCGCCGCTTTGGTGCGATTATTCAGTATCAACAGGAATCGGGCAATAAAGGCAACCGTGATCTGCGGCTGCTGATCGGCGTATCGCCGGAGAAATTCGATTCCTGCTATTATGCGGTCCAGAAAATCGGGACCATCAGATCTACCAGCATCACCAAAGTGGATAAGACAAACGAATACCGGAAGCTCAATGCCAGCAAGGTATCTATGGAGAAAAACCTGGCGTCGCTGAACAGCCTCACTTCTCAGCCCGGTAAGATTGACGAACGTATACTGCTGCACGAAAGAATTGCAGAAGTGGAACGGCAGCTGCAGGAGCTGGGCGTGGAACTGGGCAACTTCGATGAAGAAAATGAGTTTTGCACCATACAGTTCAGTATGTATGAAGGCGCGGCGTTGCAGGGCATTCCCTTCTACTCACGGTTGAAAACAGCACTCGAGTGGACCGTGAAATATTATGTAATGCTGATGGCCGGTCTGTGCCTGGCATCGCTGGGCGCCTGGCTGTTGCTGAAAGTACTGACCATGATAAAAACGTGA
- a CDS encoding M48 family metallopeptidase, whose amino-acid sequence MTNLYPASPGIKDPAVFQPTAAFRLQIVKVIGFILLFFLLYALVLLTAVALGAAFVTAGIALTGYYPGIFTFIAGPVLIILGGLILFLLVRFLFYRRPPVNPYRAPIDADDHPRLFDFISKLVQETRIRFPEKVFVVPEVNVSVFYNASFFNLLWPARMNLEIGLGLVNSVNISEFKMVLAQEFAHFSRRSMKFGSYAYMWNKILYNMLYENDSWNDLAMRWSSNGGLAGFLAHVTTMVVNSILFLLRKVYRLINRQYLELSREMEFQADALAVSLAGTEAAVSGGRRVEMGTYCLDHCMHKLSDLETGGQRFRNIFHVHRAVIDYYARQNLLETDTAGLPLIPDSYFHTFLKSRVQLREQWTTHPTREDREQRYLAAGIRCAQVTASAWQLFNNPELLQEQSTRQVYDVLSPGCSGDMISPAEFVAAITRRHRLYEYPAAFHDYYDNRAFTAVTTEGERALSVTGVTGMAQLYHPDVVWRIRSYYRDKQDVETLQAIATGQFQTRVFEFDGQPQKASDARELARKLAGQVAEEQRWLQQHDQLAYSYHYQRAQEKGPEAVRLLITRYQQILIHQEFANRLNDQVIRVIHAISQVFNTGHDAIAMLEPWMEELRAECWKFRRLLHEVTTSPGYTSCLSPEVYDKVQRFAAQDCIFMQDQVPDYVALQELHEIISTVMEQYNNSNILLRKSFLEFLLTMEPEG is encoded by the coding sequence ATGACCAACTTATATCCTGCAAGTCCAGGGATTAAAGATCCCGCGGTCTTTCAACCCACGGCAGCGTTTAGGCTACAGATAGTAAAAGTGATTGGATTTATATTGCTCTTTTTTCTGTTGTACGCATTGGTATTGTTGACAGCCGTAGCGCTGGGCGCAGCTTTTGTTACAGCCGGTATAGCCCTTACCGGATATTATCCCGGTATCTTTACGTTTATTGCCGGCCCTGTATTGATCATACTGGGCGGCCTGATACTGTTTTTGCTGGTCCGGTTTCTCTTTTACCGGCGCCCGCCGGTAAATCCTTATCGTGCCCCTATCGATGCTGACGATCATCCCCGGTTATTTGATTTTATCTCGAAGCTGGTACAGGAAACCCGTATCCGTTTTCCGGAGAAAGTGTTTGTGGTGCCCGAGGTAAATGTTTCTGTTTTTTACAACGCCAGCTTTTTTAATTTGCTATGGCCCGCACGGATGAACCTGGAAATCGGGCTGGGGCTGGTGAACAGTGTCAATATCAGCGAGTTTAAAATGGTGCTGGCGCAGGAGTTTGCACATTTCTCCAGGCGGAGCATGAAATTCGGCAGCTATGCTTATATGTGGAATAAAATCCTGTATAATATGCTGTATGAGAACGACAGCTGGAACGATCTCGCCATGCGATGGAGCAGTAATGGCGGCCTGGCAGGATTTCTCGCTCATGTGACCACCATGGTGGTCAACAGCATCCTGTTTTTGCTTCGTAAAGTTTACCGGCTTATCAACCGGCAATATCTTGAGCTGAGCCGGGAAATGGAATTTCAGGCAGATGCGCTGGCGGTATCGCTGGCAGGCACCGAAGCCGCTGTGAGTGGCGGTCGCCGGGTGGAGATGGGCACTTATTGCCTGGACCACTGTATGCATAAGCTGTCTGACCTGGAAACCGGCGGGCAGCGCTTCAGGAATATCTTCCATGTTCACCGTGCCGTCATCGATTATTATGCCCGGCAGAACCTCCTGGAGACCGACACGGCGGGGCTGCCCCTGATACCCGACAGTTATTTCCACACTTTTCTGAAAAGCAGGGTACAGCTGCGGGAACAATGGACCACACATCCTACGCGGGAAGACCGGGAGCAGCGTTATCTCGCTGCCGGTATCCGTTGCGCGCAGGTTACCGCCAGCGCATGGCAATTGTTCAACAACCCTGAGCTGTTACAGGAACAAAGCACCCGGCAGGTATACGATGTGTTGTCGCCGGGATGCAGCGGCGACATGATCAGTCCTGCCGAGTTTGTGGCGGCGATCACCCGCCGGCACCGCCTGTACGAATATCCTGCCGCGTTCCATGATTATTATGATAACCGCGCGTTTACTGCTGTTACTACGGAAGGTGAGCGGGCCCTGTCTGTCACCGGCGTTACCGGTATGGCGCAGCTGTATCATCCGGACGTGGTATGGCGGATCAGGAGTTATTACCGCGACAAGCAGGACGTAGAAACATTGCAGGCCATTGCCACGGGGCAGTTTCAGACCCGTGTCTTTGAGTTTGACGGGCAGCCGCAGAAAGCTTCCGACGCCCGGGAGCTGGCCCGGAAACTGGCCGGACAGGTAGCGGAAGAACAGCGCTGGCTGCAGCAACACGACCAGCTGGCGTATTCCTATCACTACCAGCGGGCGCAGGAAAAGGGGCCGGAGGCAGTGCGCCTGCTGATCACCCGGTACCAGCAGATACTGATACACCAGGAGTTTGCCAACCGGTTGAACGACCAGGTGATCAGGGTTATCCATGCTATCAGCCAGGTTTTCAATACCGGGCATGACGCCATTGCCATGCTGGAGCCGTGGATGGAAGAGCTGCGGGCCGAGTGCTGGAAATTCCGGCGGTTGCTGCATGAGGTCACCACCTCACCCGGGTATACCAGTTGCCTTTCCCCGGAAGTGTATGATAAAGTACAACGGTTTGCCGCGCAGGACTGTATTTTTATGCAGGACCAGGTACCGGATTATGTGGCCTTGCAGGAGTTGCACGAGATCATTTCCACAGTGATGGAGCAGTACAATAACAGCAATATCCTGCTGCGCAAATCCTTCCTGGAGTTTTTGCTGACCATGGAGCCCGAAGGCTGA
- a CDS encoding sensor histidine kinase: protein MIPLKKIFPVIVVLITLSLLGIIYIQVSWIKSAIAIKKEQRVEQSTKMISEVQNEMLAARQTYAMFRFDKREPSTVKGFGLDVTKAEVYLPPMSEVYTNPQKLRKLIQDKMRSNHLDSARFEFAILTPIQGIGSQPRVHSANFEAAYRENVEDSASERKRYHITYIMLDELNNLGPQTETLMIIMPAVDDSIARQLGIMITGSILFTIIIITAFALTVRTLLNQKKLSEIKSDFINNMTHELKTPLATISLAIDAIGNEKVMNNTEKIRYFSGIIKEENKRMNKQVESILQSALLEKDEIGLKLQAMDVHDVIRNTTDNLQLQLESKNGVVDLQLDAINPVIMADDVHFSNVVFNLLDNAIKYSNENLEVKIQTYNTRKSLFIIISDNGIGMTRDTISRIFEKFYRAHTGNVHNVKGFGLGLTYVKAIVDAHKGKIKVESTVGKGSKFTLEFPQE, encoded by the coding sequence ATGATACCACTAAAGAAAATTTTTCCTGTAATCGTCGTCCTGATCACGTTGTCCCTGCTGGGCATTATCTACATCCAGGTAAGCTGGATCAAAAGTGCCATCGCCATCAAAAAAGAACAACGGGTGGAACAGTCCACCAAAATGATCAGCGAAGTACAGAACGAGATGCTGGCGGCCCGGCAAACGTACGCCATGTTTCGTTTCGACAAAAGAGAACCGTCAACCGTCAAAGGCTTCGGTCTCGATGTCACCAAAGCGGAAGTGTACCTGCCGCCCATGAGTGAGGTATACACCAATCCGCAGAAATTAAGGAAACTCATCCAGGATAAAATGAGGAGTAATCACCTCGATTCGGCGCGTTTTGAATTCGCCATCCTCACCCCGATCCAGGGTATCGGCTCCCAACCCAGGGTGCATTCGGCCAATTTTGAAGCCGCCTACCGCGAAAACGTGGAAGACAGCGCCAGTGAAAGGAAACGGTACCATATTACCTACATCATGCTGGACGAACTGAATAACCTCGGTCCACAGACCGAAACCCTCATGATCATCATGCCGGCGGTAGACGATTCCATCGCCCGGCAACTGGGGATCATGATCACCGGCAGTATCCTGTTCACCATCATCATCATTACCGCATTTGCCCTGACCGTTCGCACTCTGCTGAACCAGAAAAAACTGTCGGAAATAAAATCGGATTTCATCAACAACATGACCCACGAACTAAAAACGCCCCTGGCTACCATCTCGCTGGCCATCGACGCCATCGGGAATGAAAAAGTGATGAACAACACCGAAAAAATCCGCTACTTCTCCGGTATCATCAAAGAAGAAAACAAAAGGATGAACAAACAGGTGGAGAGCATCCTGCAATCGGCCCTCCTGGAAAAAGACGAGATAGGCCTGAAACTGCAGGCGATGGACGTACATGACGTCATCCGTAACACCACCGACAACCTGCAGCTGCAGCTGGAATCCAAAAACGGCGTGGTGGACCTTCAGCTGGATGCTATCAACCCGGTGATCATGGCAGACGATGTGCATTTCTCTAATGTGGTGTTCAACCTGCTGGACAACGCCATCAAATACTCCAACGAAAACCTGGAAGTCAAAATACAAACCTATAATACACGCAAAAGCCTGTTTATCATCATCTCCGACAATGGTATCGGTATGACCCGGGATACAATTTCCCGTATCTTTGAAAAATTCTACCGCGCCCACACCGGAAACGTGCACAACGTAAAAGGTTTCGGCCTCGGCCTCACCTATGTAAAGGCCATCGTAGACGCCCACAAGGGAAAAATAAAAGTGGAAAGCACCGTAGGGAAAGGCAGTAAGTTCACCCTCGAGTTTCCTCAGGAATAG
- a CDS encoding GNAT family N-acetyltransferase translates to MITLQQVAIPGEAIKELYEEAFPYEERRDWPVVLSLLDSGKLKMLRLEKAGAFAGFVCYWPLPDYTFVEYLAIHASARGGGIGTHIMGELEKRFAPLVLEVEPPLTEQAKRRIVFYERLGYQAFDQPYYQPPYHEGLQPLELRLMQKGSTHDGETFLKIRNQIYRFVYNIS, encoded by the coding sequence ATGATCACATTACAACAGGTAGCCATCCCCGGTGAAGCCATAAAAGAACTGTATGAAGAAGCTTTCCCCTATGAAGAAAGAAGGGACTGGCCGGTGGTACTGTCGCTGCTGGACAGCGGTAAACTGAAAATGCTGCGGCTGGAAAAAGCAGGGGCTTTCGCCGGATTTGTCTGTTACTGGCCTTTACCGGACTACACTTTTGTAGAATACCTGGCCATCCATGCATCTGCCCGGGGCGGTGGCATCGGTACACATATCATGGGAGAACTGGAAAAACGTTTTGCCCCGCTGGTGCTGGAAGTAGAACCGCCGCTTACGGAGCAGGCGAAACGCCGCATCGTTTTTTATGAAAGACTGGGCTATCAGGCTTTTGATCAACCCTATTACCAGCCTCCTTACCACGAAGGACTCCAGCCGCTGGAACTGCGCTTAATGCAGAAAGGTTCCACCCATGACGGTGAAACCTTTCTGAAAATAAGAAATCAGATTTATCGTTTTGTTTACAACATCAGTTAA
- the atpC gene encoding ATP synthase F1 subunit epsilon, giving the protein MLLEVLTPERKLYAGEVYGVQLPGIDGSFEILDKHAPLIAALGNGKMKVLKDKNHSEFFTITGGFVEVLRNKATVLVEGAVAIGK; this is encoded by the coding sequence ATGCTATTAGAAGTATTAACACCAGAAAGAAAATTATATGCAGGCGAAGTGTACGGCGTACAACTGCCCGGCATTGATGGTTCTTTTGAAATACTGGATAAACATGCGCCCTTAATCGCAGCGCTCGGAAATGGTAAAATGAAAGTGCTGAAAGATAAAAACCACAGCGAATTCTTTACTATCACCGGCGGCTTCGTGGAAGTGCTGCGCAACAAGGCTACTGTGCTCGTAGAAGGTGCAGTGGCAATAGGAAAATAA
- the atpD gene encoding F0F1 ATP synthase subunit beta, translating into MPNTGKIKQIIGPVVDVHFDDKLPEIYNALEITRENGQKVVLEVQQHLGEDSVRCVAMDSTDGMVRGMAVVDKGAPIKMPIGDQVKGRLFNVVGEAIDGLGDIATDNGYPIHRQPPKFEDLATDTEVLFTGIKVIDLIEPYAKGGKIGLFGGAGVGKTVLIQELINNIAKGYEGLSVFAGVGERTREGNDLMREMIEANIVKYGDKFKESMEHGNWDVAAVDKELLKQSQATFVFGQMNEPPGARARVALSGLTLAEYFRDGDGSAGGGRDILFFVDNIFRFTQAGSEVSALLGRMPSAVGYQPTLATEMGLMQERITSTKNGSITSVQAVYVPADDLTDPAPATTFSHLDATTVLDRKISDLGIYPAVSPLDSTSRILTPAIVGEAHYNCAQRVKQILQRYKELQDIIAILGLDELSDEDKLTVSRARRVQRFLSQPFHVAEQFTGLKGVLVPIEETIRGFNMIMDGEVDEYPEAAFNLVGSIDQAIEKGKKLLEAANN; encoded by the coding sequence ATGCCTAACACAGGTAAGATCAAACAAATTATCGGTCCCGTGGTGGACGTGCACTTTGATGACAAATTGCCCGAAATCTACAACGCATTGGAAATTACCCGCGAAAATGGTCAGAAAGTAGTATTGGAAGTACAACAGCACCTGGGTGAAGACAGTGTACGTTGCGTGGCAATGGACTCCACTGATGGTATGGTTCGCGGAATGGCCGTAGTGGACAAAGGTGCACCGATCAAAATGCCAATTGGCGACCAGGTGAAAGGACGTTTGTTCAATGTGGTAGGTGAGGCTATCGACGGTCTGGGTGATATCGCTACTGACAACGGTTATCCCATTCACCGCCAGCCGCCTAAATTTGAGGATCTGGCTACCGATACCGAAGTACTGTTCACCGGTATTAAAGTAATCGACCTGATCGAGCCTTATGCAAAAGGTGGTAAAATCGGTCTGTTCGGTGGTGCGGGTGTAGGCAAAACCGTATTGATCCAGGAGCTGATCAACAACATCGCAAAAGGTTACGAAGGTCTGTCCGTATTTGCCGGCGTGGGTGAGCGTACCCGTGAAGGTAATGACCTGATGCGTGAAATGATCGAAGCCAACATCGTAAAATATGGCGATAAGTTCAAGGAATCCATGGAACATGGTAACTGGGACGTAGCCGCTGTAGATAAAGAATTACTGAAACAGTCACAGGCTACCTTCGTGTTCGGTCAGATGAACGAGCCTCCCGGAGCCCGTGCACGCGTGGCCCTGTCCGGTCTGACCCTGGCGGAATACTTCCGTGATGGTGACGGCTCTGCAGGTGGCGGCCGTGATATCCTGTTCTTCGTGGACAACATCTTCCGTTTCACCCAGGCAGGTTCCGAAGTATCCGCGCTGTTAGGCCGTATGCCTTCTGCGGTGGGTTACCAGCCAACCCTGGCTACTGAGATGGGCCTGATGCAGGAACGTATCACTTCCACCAAAAACGGTTCCATTACCTCCGTACAGGCGGTATACGTACCTGCGGATGACTTGACCGACCCTGCTCCGGCAACTACCTTCTCCCACCTGGATGCTACCACCGTACTGGATCGTAAAATCTCCGACCTTGGTATCTACCCTGCGGTGAGCCCGCTGGATTCTACTTCCCGTATCCTCACCCCGGCTATCGTGGGTGAAGCACACTACAACTGTGCACAACGTGTGAAACAAATCCTGCAGCGCTATAAAGAATTACAGGACATCATCGCCATCCTCGGCCTGGACGAGCTGAGCGACGAAGATAAACTGACGGTTTCCCGCGCCCGCCGCGTACAACGTTTCCTGTCACAGCCTTTCCACGTGGCAGAACAGTTTACCGGTCTGAAAGGTGTACTGGTACCGATCGAAGAAACCATCCGTGGCTTCAACATGATCATGGACGGTGAAGTGGACGAATATCCTGAAGCAGCCTTCAACCTCGTAGGTTCTATCGATCAGGCTATTGAAAAAGGTAAGAAATTACTGGAAGCAGCTAATAACTAA
- a CDS encoding HesA/MoeB/ThiF family protein yields the protein MTLSEKELQHFKYPIAVPGVGIDMQDKLKNARVLVVGAGGLGSPVMQYLSASGVGVIGIADYGVINDEDMHRQPVYQMQDIRKHKAKMAASRLWAVNPYTKHYPMLVQAKPENIALLLPGFDLVIDCTQHQPTHLLLNDACVKHDLPLVIGEVHNWQAWYGGFNILMPDGSRSATYRCALPLTEEYRNFDAGALGATHGATGMHIVLEVIKYLMDVPGGLAGKLYGVDYLHNLTTVHELTVNAEVLENTRTAGILTADEYGLEIVPDVED from the coding sequence ATGACATTAAGTGAAAAAGAACTGCAGCATTTTAAGTATCCTATCGCTGTGCCGGGCGTAGGCATAGACATGCAGGATAAACTGAAAAACGCCCGCGTACTGGTAGTAGGCGCCGGTGGCCTCGGCAGCCCCGTGATGCAATACCTCAGCGCCAGCGGCGTTGGCGTCATCGGCATCGCCGACTATGGCGTGATCAATGATGAAGACATGCACCGTCAGCCGGTGTATCAAATGCAGGATATCCGCAAACATAAAGCGAAAATGGCTGCCAGCAGGCTGTGGGCGGTCAACCCGTACACCAAACACTACCCGATGCTGGTGCAGGCCAAACCGGAGAATATCGCCCTGTTGCTGCCCGGCTTCGACCTGGTGATCGATTGCACCCAGCACCAGCCTACGCACCTTCTGCTCAACGACGCCTGCGTGAAACACGACCTCCCGCTGGTGATCGGCGAAGTACACAACTGGCAGGCATGGTACGGTGGTTTTAACATACTGATGCCCGATGGCAGCAGGTCCGCCACCTATCGCTGCGCCCTGCCGCTCACGGAAGAATACCGCAACTTCGACGCCGGCGCGCTGGGCGCCACCCATGGTGCCACCGGCATGCATATCGTGCTTGAAGTGATCAAATACCTGATGGACGTGCCCGGCGGCCTCGCCGGTAAATTATACGGCGTCGACTATCTTCATAACCTCACCACCGTTCACGAACTCACCGTCAATGCCGAAGTGCTGGAAAATACCCGCACCGCCGGTATTCTTACGGCAGATGAATACGGGCTGGAGATCGTACCGGACGTAGAAGACTAA
- a CDS encoding DUF6600 domain-containing protein produces MNRLIKNTGLSLLLISFFLGSCASTYSAYSPGPQVQVGASISFYDELSPYGRWVNYPGYSQVWIPNAGPDFRPYYTGGHWVYTDYGWTWMSDYSWGWAAFHYGRWMFDGMYGWMWIPGNEWGPAWVDWRSGGDYYGWAPMGPSSYNMPTSYWAFVPRRYIGSRQINNYYINNSRNTTIINNTTIINNNYGNGRISRGPNVREVERYTGSSVRPVRVANSDRPGAGRIQNNQLQIFRPDASSLNRGDAGRPSRVVNGNNGNNGNFNNGNNNNNNSGRVSREPNYNNGNSNNNNTNNRGGVQPGYDRPSRVPNNNQQQIQQQQIQQQQQQQRIQRDQQMQRDQQIRQQQQMEQQQRAQRDQQQQQIRQQQQEQQQQQQQQQQQQRIQREQQMQRDQQMRQQQMEQQQRAQQQRAQREQQQQQMRQQQQQQQQMERAQRQQQEQMQRQQQQQQQQQQSRPSRGGESGGGNGGGSGNGERVRRG; encoded by the coding sequence ATGAACAGATTAATTAAAAACACAGGATTATCTCTTTTACTTATATCCTTCTTCCTGGGCAGCTGCGCCAGCACCTATTCGGCCTACAGCCCGGGGCCACAGGTACAGGTGGGGGCTTCTATTTCCTTCTATGATGAATTGAGTCCCTACGGCCGCTGGGTGAATTACCCCGGCTACAGCCAGGTTTGGATACCTAACGCGGGACCGGACTTTCGTCCTTATTACACCGGCGGGCACTGGGTTTACACCGATTACGGATGGACCTGGATGTCTGACTATTCCTGGGGATGGGCAGCTTTCCACTACGGCCGCTGGATGTTTGACGGCATGTATGGATGGATGTGGATACCCGGCAACGAGTGGGGTCCGGCATGGGTAGACTGGAGAAGTGGAGGAGATTATTACGGATGGGCGCCGATGGGCCCCTCATCCTACAATATGCCGACTTCCTACTGGGCCTTCGTTCCCAGGAGATATATCGGCAGCCGGCAGATCAACAATTACTATATTAACAACAGCCGGAACACCACCATCATCAATAACACTACCATTATCAACAATAACTATGGTAATGGCAGAATATCCAGAGGACCTAACGTACGGGAAGTGGAGCGTTATACCGGCAGCAGCGTAAGACCTGTGAGAGTAGCCAATAGCGACAGACCCGGCGCAGGCAGGATACAAAACAACCAGTTGCAGATTTTCCGTCCCGATGCTTCCTCTCTCAACAGAGGCGACGCCGGAAGGCCCAGCCGCGTAGTAAACGGTAATAATGGCAACAACGGAAATTTCAACAACGGAAATAACAATAACAACAACAGCGGCCGTGTTTCCCGTGAGCCGAACTATAACAACGGCAATAGCAATAATAACAACACCAATAACCGCGGCGGTGTTCAGCCCGGATACGATCGTCCGTCCAGAGTACCGAACAACAATCAGCAACAGATACAACAGCAACAGATACAACAACAGCAGCAACAACAAAGGATACAACGGGACCAGCAGATGCAGCGCGATCAGCAGATCAGGCAACAGCAGCAGATGGAACAACAGCAAAGGGCACAGCGTGACCAGCAACAGCAACAGATCCGCCAGCAGCAGCAGGAACAACAGCAACAACAGCAACAACAGCAACAACAGCAGAGGATACAACGTGAACAGCAGATGCAGCGCGATCAGCAGATGAGGCAACAGCAAATGGAACAACAGCAAAGGGCACAACAGCAAAGGGCACAGCGTGAACAGCAACAGCAGCAGATGCGCCAGCAGCAGCAACAGCAACAACAGATGGAGAGGGCACAACGCCAGCAACAGGAGCAAATGCAAAGGCAACAACAGCAACAACAACAGCAGCAACAGTCCCGTCCTTCCCGCGGCGGAGAATCCGGTGGCGGTAACGGCGGCGGCAGTGGCAACGGAGAAAGGGTCAGAAGAGGTTAA
- a CDS encoding purple acid phosphatase family protein → MKKMNNELSRRSFLGNLSKAGLLGVTGLAPLAAGAARKTDTTTALTDEPAHAFLCKPYLQMPAPDAITVMWLTSRPCYSWVEYGTHGQLNQKAHSVTKGLVDANNKLHRIELPHLEPGKQYSYRVLSKEITDFQPYKLTYGNTLASDTYTFTAPDSQAKEVSWLMLNDIHDRPKSIPHLMGLNGNDHYDFVFFNGDMFDYQSGEQQIIDHLLFPCGDSFSTQKPFMYVRGNHETRGKYAREWHQYFDNPGHGSYFSFTWGPVHAIVLDTGEDKEDSAPVYAGIADFDNYREEQARWLEKQLQSPAYKKAKHKVVLMHIPHYHGGDWHGASHCRQLFGPLFNKYKIDLLVCGHTHTYGVHAPVAGQHNYPLIIGGGPQEGKRTLIKIKADQQQLTLTMLRDDGTKVGEYTV, encoded by the coding sequence ATGAAAAAAATGAACAATGAACTGTCCCGCCGCAGCTTCCTGGGCAACCTGTCCAAAGCGGGACTGCTGGGCGTGACCGGCCTGGCGCCCCTCGCTGCCGGCGCCGCCCGTAAAACAGACACCACTACCGCCCTTACGGATGAACCCGCCCATGCCTTCCTTTGCAAACCTTACCTCCAAATGCCCGCACCAGACGCTATCACGGTCATGTGGCTCACCTCCCGCCCCTGCTACAGCTGGGTGGAATACGGCACCCACGGCCAGCTCAATCAGAAAGCCCACAGCGTAACAAAAGGCCTGGTAGACGCCAATAACAAACTCCATCGCATAGAACTGCCGCACCTCGAACCCGGCAAACAATACAGCTACCGCGTGCTTTCCAAAGAAATCACCGACTTCCAGCCCTATAAACTTACTTACGGCAACACCCTCGCCAGCGACACCTACACTTTCACTGCGCCCGACTCGCAGGCGAAAGAAGTATCCTGGCTCATGCTCAACGATATTCATGACCGTCCCAAGTCCATCCCCCACCTGATGGGCCTCAACGGCAACGACCACTATGATTTTGTGTTCTTCAACGGCGATATGTTCGACTATCAGTCCGGCGAACAACAGATCATTGACCACCTGCTCTTCCCCTGCGGCGACTCTTTTTCCACACAGAAGCCTTTTATGTATGTAAGAGGTAACCACGAAACCCGCGGCAAATACGCCCGCGAATGGCATCAGTACTTCGACAACCCGGGCCATGGCAGCTATTTCTCCTTTACCTGGGGACCTGTACACGCCATCGTGCTGGACACCGGGGAAGACAAGGAAGACAGCGCGCCAGTATACGCAGGCATCGCCGACTTCGACAACTACCGCGAAGAACAGGCGCGCTGGCTGGAAAAACAACTGCAAAGCCCGGCATATAAAAAGGCGAAGCATAAAGTGGTGCTGATGCACATCCCGCACTATCATGGCGGCGACTGGCATGGCGCTTCCCACTGCCGCCAGCTCTTCGGCCCGCTGTTCAACAAATACAAAATAGACCTGCTCGTATGCGGCCATACCCACACCTATGGCGTGCATGCCCCGGTCGCCGGTCAGCATAACTACCCGCTGATCATCGGCGGAGGCCCCCAGGAAGGCAAACGCACCCTGATCAAAATAAAAGCCGATCAACAACAGCTGACCCTCACTATGCTGCGCGATGACGGAACTAAAGTCGGCGAGTACACCGTTTAG